The Salvelinus sp. IW2-2015 unplaced genomic scaffold, ASM291031v2 Un_scaffold1010, whole genome shotgun sequence genome includes a window with the following:
- the tsen2 gene encoding LOW QUALITY PROTEIN: tRNA-splicing endonuclease subunit Sen2 (The sequence of the model RefSeq protein was modified relative to this genomic sequence to represent the inferred CDS: inserted 1 base in 1 codon), with the protein MMDAVFQAPKRRPRVYEAYDAPFPVPLAAVDARLQQTIIYRADMVNQHVVVRDPEHIQALYGKGYFGKGILSRSRPDHSISHQWEKFGERVLPVISLFKYQKHLSWARDVLLAQGLEEEVVNQMLQRLCQPMEPELREENGNDDCPASPHRSEETGAGKPQDMASEQAGTGRQQGQASDSWSPEDQGEQDSQCSQAKRPRSEGDGRFDPLSELYTQEPQQIDPAALATVRCPRHDDWLVDCGCRLEDSVLETLTLQRDRQTDAGRQGADRGYEYVLVMEEEEENSVVKQGRAGPGMTVRRVCRVXPFRLLEYLQLTLEEAFFLVYALGCLSVYYNEEPLSVLQLWEMFRSVQPHFETAYMAYHYFRSRGWVPKPGVKYGTDLMLYRKGPPFYHASYSVVVEKVDQPCRGGALRPFSWRSLAALSRITANVSKDLMLCYVIYPSHLTEEQLSSPDCLCRVTVQEIILSRWISSRERTETDDI; encoded by the exons ATGATGGATGCGGTGTTCCAGGCACCCAAACGGCGGCCCAGAGTGTATGAGGCGTACGACGCCCCGTTTCCTGTCCCTCTTGCTGCGGTGGATGCGAGGCTGCAGCAGACCATAATCTACAGAGCAGATATGGTCAACCAGCATGTCGTTGTCAGGGACCCTGAACACATACAAGCTCTCTACGGCAAG ggtTACTTTGGTAAAGGCATCTTGTCAAGAAGCAGACCAGACCACAGTATCTCACACCAATGGGAAA agtTTGGTGAGAGAGTTCTACCCGTCATCTCCCTGTTCAA gtaCCAGAAGCATTTGAGCTGGGCACGGGACGTACTCCTAGCTCAAGGATTGGAGGAGGAGGTTGTCAATCAGATGCTGCAGAGACTTTGTCAGCCAATGGAGCCAGAGCTCAGAGAGGAAAATGGAAATGATGACTGCCCAGCCAGCCCTCACAGGAGTGAGGAAACAGGGGCAGGTAAACCCCAGGACATGGCCTCAGAgcaggcagggacagggagacagcAGGGCCAGGCATCAGACTCTTGGAGCCCAGAGGATCAGGGGGAGCAGGACAGTCAGTGTTCCCAAGCTAAGAGGCCTAGGAGTGAAGGAGATGGTCGGTTCGACCCACTGTCTGAGCTTTACACCCAGGAGCCCCAGCAGATAGACCCAGCGGCCCTGGCTACGGTCCGGTGCCCCAGGCATGATGACTGGCTGGTTGACTGTGGCTGTCGCCTGGAGGACAGCGTGCTGGAGACCCTCACCctgcagagagatagacagacagacgcaggcCGACAGGGGGCAGACCGTGGGTATGAGTATGTACtggtgatggaggaggaagaggagaatagTGTTGTCaag cagggcagagcagggccAGGGATGACAGTGAGGAGAGTGTGTAGAG AACCCTTCAGGCTGCTAGAGTACCTTCAACTGACTCTGGAGGAG GCTTTCTTCTTGGTCTATGCATTAGGATGCCTTTCAGTTTACTACAATGAG GAACCATTATCGGTGCTCCAGCTGTGGGAGATGTTCCGGTCGGTCCAACCCCACTTTGAGACGGCATACATGGCCTACCATTACTTCCGCAGCAGGGGGTGGGTGCCCAAGCCTGGGGTGAAGTACGGGACTGACCTCA TGCTTTACCGAAAAGGACCACCTTTCTACCATGCAAG TTACTCTGTGGTGGTGGAGAAGGTAGACCAGCCATGTAGGGGAGGGGCTCTCCGTCCGTTCAGCTGGAGGTCTCTGGCTGCTCTCAGCAGGATTACCGCCAACGTTTCCAAG GACTTGATGCTGTGCTACGTCATCTACCCATCTCACCTGACAGAGGAACAGCTCTCCTCTCCAGActgtctctgcagggtcacagtTCAG GAGATTATTTTAAGCAGATGGATATCATCACGAGAGCGGACAGAGACGGACgacatatga